One Odocoileus virginianus isolate 20LAN1187 ecotype Illinois chromosome 6, Ovbor_1.2, whole genome shotgun sequence DNA segment encodes these proteins:
- the KNSTRN gene encoding small kinetochore-associated protein codes for MAAAEDIAHSSGCRTTWPPTESAPHPLPPDRRKFPFETQAADAVCGSAVIAEHLLNQSDEACGQQQQAPGPQPCRLVTMTSVVKTVYTLQPSCVLSSGLPADAQTRATFKSQLPVKSKEVDVSRPHSGASENDVTKVIKPRRENGQVKATDTSRRNLRKSYKPLSKQKSEEELKDKNQLLEAVNKQLHQKLIETQGELKDLTQKVELLEKFQDNCLAILESKGLNPGSETLASQQDSTADHMDSMLLLQTLQDELKLFNETAKKQIEELQALKVKLKMKEEERAQFLEQQTLCSSQINDFTAALEEMEQLLEI; via the exons ATGGCAGCCGCCGAAGACATCGCCCACTCCAGTGGATGCCGTACAACATGGCCGCCTACGGAGAGCGCACCACACCCGCTTCCGCCCGATCGCCGGAAGTTTCCCTTTGAAACCCAGGCGGCAGACGCGGTCTGTGGTTCGGCAGTTATTGCCGAGCATCTTTTGAACCAGAGCGACGAGGCGTgcgggcagcagcagcaggcacctGG GCCCCAGCCGTGCCGCCTCGTTACGATGACCAGCGTGGTTAAGACAGTGTACACCCTGCAGCCCTCCTGTGTGCTGAGCAGCGGCCTGCCCGCAG ATGCACAAACTCGAGCCACTTTTAAGAGCCAGTTACCTGTTAAGTCCAAAGAAGTTGATGTTTCCAGACCTCATTCAGGAGCTTCAGAGAATGATGTTACAAAAGTCATCAAACCTAGACGAGAGAATGG GCAGGTGAAGGCTACAGACACCTCCAGAAGGAACCTCAGAAAGAG CTACAAACCATTAAGTAAACAGAAATCGGAAGAAGAGCTCAAGGATAAGAACCAGCTCTTAGAGGCTGTCAACAAGCAGTTGCATCAGAAATTGATTGAAACTCAG GGAGAGCTGAAGGACCTGACTCAAAAAGTAGAGCTGCTGGAGAAGTTTCAGGACAACTGTTTGGCAATTTTAGAAAGCAAAGGCCTCAACCCAG GCAGTGAGACCCTGGCGTCACAGCAGGACTCCACCGCAGATCACATGGACTCCATG CTGCTGTTACAAACTTTGCAAGATGAACTGAAGCTTTTTAACGAAACAGCCAAAAAGCAGATAGAAGAGTTACAG GCCTTAAAGGTAAAgttgaagatgaaagaagaagagagagccCAGTTCCTTGAACAACAGACCTTATGTAGCAGTCAAATAAATGATTTCACAGCAGCCCTTGAGGAAATGGAACAGCTCTTAGAAATATGA